The Salmo salar chromosome ssa06, Ssal_v3.1, whole genome shotgun sequence sequence GAAGCTGAACCAACAGGGATGCTCACTTGCATTCTCCTAGCATTTACAGtatattctttatttatttttggggtactttttaccccttttttgtgatatccaattggtaattacagtcttgtcccatcgctgcaactcccgtacggacccgggagaggtgaaggttgagagccatgtgtcctccgaaacacgaccctgccaggccgcactgcttcttaaccCGGAagacagccgcaccaatgtgtcggagggaacaccgtacagctggcgaccgaagtcagcgtgcatgcgcccggcccaccacaaggagtcgctagagcacgatgagacaaggacaacccagccagccaaaccctcccctaacccggacgacgtgggccaattgtgcgccacttcatgggtctcccggtcgcggccggctgcaacacagcctgggaccgaacccgggtctgtagtgacacctcaagtaCTGCGACGCAGAGccctagaccgctgcgccactcaggaggccctatTTACAGTATATTGTAATCGTTTAAATTATTGTGATATCATATGACTGTGATATCATTTCATCCAGCCCAACATATTGTTTTCAAAGTAATTAATTAAAAGCTACCCAATCTTCGTAAGGCATGCTCACCTCATGCTGGGTTGGCACCGGGGGATATGAAAGAAGAACTGTAACGTTTGATCAACTCTACAGGAGGTCCAATTTGCTGCAGGTCGCGTCATGCTGGACAGCAGAATTCGTTCATATGTTAGCAAATATCAAAATCACTTACATGCCGCTCAGAGCATGCCATAGCTACCACGCTAACCACTTTGGGCCCTGACGTTGAAAAAATGTACCTGTCCGTTGGAGAAAGAGACCAGTAGAGCCTACTAAGGGTTCATTCCCAACCCATCACTTGATTCCACATCAGTGGTTCCTAAACTTTTGTTTGCATCAACAAAAAATTGCCACAAGCCTAAAAATCTTTCTTGATACCCACCAATCCCGACAAATTCTCACCTAGCCTTCAGGTGCAACAATGCCGAAGAAGCAGACTTTCTCACCCTGCACTCTTTAAACTTCTGGCTACAGTGTCCTGTCAAGACAGGCACAGATCATAGATTTGTAAATGAAGAGAAAGATTTAACAGAATAGACTGGATGAGTggacagatgtagaatcttaatttgagccagtttgctgtaacacgaaaataatcctgcagcaacaggaaatgtgaattattatgtggattataatgattgGAGATTTTCTCCTAAAATAGGGTGATCTAatttaaaatcctacatctgtagcaagctatactatctacagtatgttgtatGCATCTGTGTGACCAGTGTTCCTGTTGTTCAGTGGATAAGGCGAGGCAGTGATATCCCCCCAGATAACCTGGAGGAGAGACTAATCTAGTGGCTCCAGTAATGCactagaggtcaggggtcatctGCTCTGCCCTTATTGCCATAAATCAGCCTGGCAGTAGTTCACTGAAAGGTCAAGCCTAATAAGCTCACCCATGACTCGACCAATGGCTGCTACTCTGAAGAGTATTATGTGCTCCAGTGGTGATGTCATCTAAACTCTTCCGGTCCTCCACTGATGATTTCTGTTTCTAAACCTATTGGGTCATTTTGGTCTGGTGTTTGGTTTATATTTTGCCTTGTCTTTCCTGGTTTTGGTTTTGTGGAGGATTGTATTGGCTGGTTAGGGTTTGAATTTGCTGTATTTTTCAGCAGGTGGTTTTGTTTGGATACTGGCTGGTTATGGAATATAATTCTACAGTGTCTTCTGGAAAACTGAACTGTATCCTTTTGGCTTTCTGAGGAATTTATTCTTGGTTAAAGATCCTGGCAGAGAGTAAAGTGGTCAAGCCCTCTGTTTCAATGGAGTTTGAGAATCTGCCTGTTAAATGTAGTGTAACTTAAAGCAGGATGAGGCCTAACCGGTAGTCGATCACCACTTCCACGTTCAAACCTACTACTGGTTACGTTACAGCAGGAGATCCTCATTAAATATAACACCCTGCCTGAATGATGTGGGGGGCGGAGAACTGAGAAGAAGGGAAGGAGTGAGACAGAATTAGGGAAATAAGAACATCTCATCAGATGCCGCACACACACGTCATGTTTCCATTATTCCCGACCCGCTTAATCCCAGAAtgttaaaaaacaaaacaaatgtaggtcatgtctgctctctctctggggagtgggCCAAATGTCTTTAGCAGATTAAGACAAGATgaagcagatgatgatgatgatccagAACGGACAGGGCCTTTTGTCAAAATGAATGTTGCTGCTTTAGTGGTGTTGTGTTTTATAATCTGTTGTTTGACAGGATCAGGCTGCCAACCCTGATTGAGCAAGTCTAAAGCCATGTCTGTTGGTTGGTCGgtcaggctgtctgtctgtctggtgtcaaACCTCAGGCCCTTCCTGTCACTCTCTTTCCATCTCAGTAGGATCTGTGGTTCTGACTGTCTTAATCAcacacatctctctttctctctctctctctcttggttaccCTTTAAATTTAAAATAAATCAATATCCTAATGGATAAGGAAGTATTGTCTCATTTCTGGGCCCCGTCTTCCCCTCTGTCCTAGGCTCTCCGTTCTTCTTCTCATCCCTCTCCATCTAACTCTATCTAGTGCAGAGCTAGTGTAATGTGGACCGTCAGAGTGTGGATCTGTGGTTCTATTGATCCAATTAGTTCGTCATTGCCCCCGACTCTTCTCTCCAGCGTGGCTCGCTGCTGCTCACTCTgcacgacctctctctctctctctctctctccctcctaaccCTGCTGCTCAGCTTGCACTGGAGGAACCTCATATAACATCTCCAAAGTGTAGTTGAAGGAGGAAATGAAATATTGACTGGAGTAGTCTCATTAAAATGAATAGAGTATGGTTTTACCCCACACTAGTGGCTGCCTCTGGGCATCCTGGGACATATCAATGATTAAACACAGAAAAGTATCTGATATCCCAGGCCGGTGGAGACAAGGGCTTCATATGCAGGGGGAgtctgtctgtactgtgtgtgtgcgtgtgtgtgcgcgtggggTCAGAGTGCAACATTTGATAAACAAACAGAACCCTTGTTCATATCACACTTACTGTATAAGTGCAACCTTGCACTTTTAAAACACCGTTTTTTCTTCTCAGTTCCCACCTTTCTCAAAGTTACACCAGTGAAGTAAATCTGTGGGACTGTTGTACTGTACAGTGTAGTCCCCTTCTGTTGCACAGGGTCCCACGCTTTCTCTGGGAAGCATTCAACCGTATGAATTGATCGCATGTGCCGTTAAATATATGCAGAAAGcgaggggaagagaaagagagagatagggggacagagagtgcgagagagaacagagagagtgaaTACTCAGTGTAACACAGTATTACCATGATTCATTGTCCTCATGAGGTACTTTCTCCAGCCTCACATTCTTCCCCAATCATCCATCGCGTCACCAGACCCCTGTGCCTCGCACAACATGGATTGAGTGGATGTGCTCTGTACATGAATAGGATATAGGATAGCAATTGGATATGTTCATGGCCCATCATGGCCTTTATTCCCATGGTAGTTTTCGTTATATTATTGTGTCTGTCTGCGTTGAATTATAAAACGATGCCATTGTGTTATTGTGCGGCGTACATTATGAAAAATATGTGGACATGCAAACTAAAATACCCATGAATTGCACTCTCTCATAAACACAAATGACGAGATAAGAGAGGCGACGCATCCACTAAGATAACGAATGAATGAAAGGATGTCAGAGAGAATAGCCTTGCAAATGCATTATTGGCTAATACAGAAATTGAAAGCGTGGTTTGTTAAAGAtcagtgtactgtgtgtgttacacttTACCTGTGTATGCAGGATGGGTTTGATATGGTACTGGTTTTGTTCACAGTGTCCTGGCCTCAATGGAGCCTGTCTCTGAggacttctctcttctcttctcatgcCTGTTCAGTGCAGTGGCAAAGTCAATAGGGGCTTTTTATCCAGTCAATATAGACTGGTGACAGGGCAGGGTTGCTGCACACACTGCATGAGCTACTATCTGGGTGAGTTTTACAGAGCCTAATGGGACAACGCGGTCcgggctggggaggaggaggaagagaagaaagagTAGAGGGATTTATATTCAGAAGAGTTATTTCAGGGTGTCATATGATGTTGTGGATTTGAAACATCTCCTCCCTGTATTAGCATGGACTGTGTGGACATGGTGGACAGTACAAAGGGAAACACCAACACGGTAATGGTGATCTGAGGTGTAATTTAGGAAAGCATCTCTCCGGCGGGAATAACTGCCATGACTCATTGCCCTTTCAGTTTATCTAGATTATCCCAGGGAGACTGAGGGACTACCATAGTCAGTCCAGCATCGTAATAGGAGGAACTGGACTATATGTACAGTGCCATGAAATGTCCCAGAGAAAATCAGGTCAAGTCCTTTGTTTTGCCTGGGAGGGTATGGAGGTGTCTGATGATCCAAAAGGACCTCCACCACCACAGCTCAGCTGCAACGCCAGCGCCATCCCTAGCACCACTGCCCgccccagcctcagtcccagcacCACTGCCATACCCAGCCTCAATCCAATCCCCAGCACCAGCCTCAACACCACTGCCCGCCGCAGCCTCAGTCACAACACCACTGCCCGCTGCAGCCTCAGTCCCAGCACCACTGCCAGCCTCAGTCTCAGCACCACTGCCAGCCTCAGTCACAACACCATTGCCAGCCTCAGTCACAACACCATTGCCAGCCTCAGTCACAACACCACTGCCAGCCTCAGTCACAACACCACTGCCCGCTGCAGCCTCAGTCCCAGCACCACTGCCAGCCTCAGACCCAGCACCACtgccagcctcagtcccagcacCACTGCCAGCCTCAGTCCCAACACCACTGCTAGCCTCAGTCCCAGCACCACTGCCCGCCTCAGACCCAGCACCACtgccagcctcagtcccagcacCACtgccagcctcagtcccagcacCACTGCCAGCCTTTGTCCCAACACCACTGCCAGCCTCAGCCTCAGCACCACTGCCCGCCTCAGTCCCAGCACCACTGCCAGCCTCAGTCCCAACACCACTGCCAGCCTTAGCCTCAGCACCACTGCCCGCCTCAGTCCCAGCACCACTGCCAGCCTTTGTCCCAGCACCACtgccagcctcagtcccagcacCACTGCCAGCCTTTGTCCCAGCACCACtgccagcctcagtcccagcacCACTGCCCgccccagcctcagtcccagc is a genomic window containing:
- the LOC123743446 gene encoding skin secretory protein xP2-like, whose amino-acid sequence is MYSAMKCPRENQVKSFVLPGRVWRCLMIQKDLHHHSSAATPAPSLAPLPAPASVPAPLPYPASIQSPAPASTPLPAAASVTTPLPAAASVPAPLPASVSAPLPASVTTPLPASVTTPLPASVTTPLPASVTTPLPAAASVPAPLPASDPAPLPASVPAPLPASVPTPLLASVPAPLPASDPAPLPASVPAPLPASVPAPLPAFVPTPLPASASAPLPASVPAPLPASVPTPLPALASAPLPASVPAPLPAFVPAPLPASVPAPLPAFVPAPLPASVPAPLPAPASVPAEKERDRGTESARENRESEYSV